One window of the Onychostoma macrolepis isolate SWU-2019 chromosome 21, ASM1243209v1, whole genome shotgun sequence genome contains the following:
- the trpc6a gene encoding short transient receptor potential channel 6a translates to MNHRSPVLEDGNQSKYHTIEKRNRSKDNLLMNEDFGEDCYGSYGHYHGENLARQALPKSRRQAVRGAAYMFNAHPNSLTPVEERFLDAAEYGNIPVVRRMLEEIPELDVNCVDYMGQNALQLAVANEHLEVTELLLKKDNLSRIGDALLLAISKGYTRIVEAILSHKAFADSKRLTVSPSQAPMHDDFFAYDEDGTRFSHDVTPIILASHCHEYEIVHILLGKGARIEQPHDYFCACDTCNYHQKYDSFSHSRSRINAYRGLASPAYLSLSNEDPVLAALELSNELASLANIEKEFKNEYRKLSMQCKDFVVGLLDLCRSTEEVEAILNGEEDETLEVPGRSSFIRLKLAIKYELKKFVAHPNCQQQLLSIWYENLPGLRQQTTAIKFLVVLGVAVGLPFLAMVYWVAPCSKMGKIMRGPFLKFVAHAASFTIFLGLLVMNAADRFDGTKLFPNMTIHDYPTQLFRMKTTPFTWMEMLIISWVIGMIWAECKEIWSQGPREYLLEPWNLLDFGMLAIFVASFISRIMAFWHASIAQCYVDEHYTDLTNVTLPFEVGYFQLARINWLPSDPQLVSEGLYAIAVVLSFSRIAYILPANESFGPLQISLGRTVKDIFKFMVIFILVFLAFMIGMFNLYSYYRGAKQNEAFTTVEESFKTLFWAIFGLSEVKSVVVNNGHKFIENIGYVLYGVYNVTVVIVLLNMLIAMINNSFQEIEDDADVEWKFARAKLWFTYFEEGRTLPVPFNLIPSPKSVLGLVMGTKGLLQEFFNRHKAIMKGSELSELGQSKPCQNKSRPSSSRYQKIMKRLVKRYIIKAQNDKECDEVNEGELKEIKQDISSLRYELLEEKSHNMEELAKLVRTLEKNLSQDCLILKSH, encoded by the exons ATGAATCACAGGAGTCCTGTTCTGGAGGATGGAAATCAATCAAAGTATCACACAATTGAAAAGAGGAACCGAAGTAAAGACAATCTACTGATGAACGAAGACTTTGGAGAGGACTGTTATGGCAGTTATGGACACTACCATGG TGAGAACCTGGCCAGGCAGGCGTTACCCAAGAGCAGAAGGCAGGCGGTGCGAGGGGCAGCCTACATGTTCAATGCCCATCCCAACAGCCTAACCCCAGTAGAGGAACGTTTCCTTGATGCCGCCGAGTATGGAAACATACCTGTGGTGCGCCGAATGCTTGAGGAGATCCCTGAGCTGGACGTTAACTGTGTGGACTACATGGGCCAGAATGCATTGCAGTTGGCGGTGGCAAACGAGCACTTAGAAGTAACAGAGCTCTTGTTGAAGAAAGACAACCTGTCACGTATTGGGGATGCACTTTTGTTAGCCATCAGCAAAGGATACACCAGGATTGTCGAGGCCATTTTGAGCCACAAAGCTTTCGCCGACTCCAAGAGACTAACAGTGAGCCCTAGTCAGGCTCCAATGCATGATGACTTCTTTGCGTACGACGAAGATGGCACTCGCTTTTCTCATGACGTCACTCCAATCATTTTAGCATCTCATTGTCACGAGTACGAGATCGTGCACATTCTTCTGGGAAAGGGTGCTCGCATTGAGCAGCCACATGACTACTTTTGTGCCTGCGACACCTGCAATTATCATCAAAAGTATGATTCTTTCTCCCACTCCCGCTCGCGTATCAATGCGTACAGGGGATTGGCCAGTCCAGCGTACCTCTCTCTGTCCAATGAGGATCCTGTGTTGGCGGCCCTGGAGCTCAGCAATGAGCTGGCTTCCTTGGCCAATATTGAAAAAGAATTTAAG AATGAATATAGGAAACTTTCTATGCAATGCAAAGACTTTGTTGTGGGGCTTCTGGACCTGTGTCGGAGTACAGAGGAAGTGGAAGCCATTCTGAACGGTGAAGAGGATGAGACTTTAGAAGTGCCTGGACGATCAAGTTTCATTCGCTTAAAACTCGCAATAAAGTACGAACTGAAAAAG TTTGTGGCCCATCCTAACTGTCAACAACAGCTCTTATCAATATGGTACGAAAACCTGCCCGGACTCAGGCAGCAGACCACTGCCATTAAGTTCCTGGTGGTTTTAGGTGTTGCAGTCGGACTTCCCTTTCTAGCAATGGTGTATTGGGTGGCACCATGCAGCAAG ATGGGAAAGATCATGCGTGGCCCTTTCCTTAAGTTTGTGGCACACGCGGCCTCCTTCACTATTTTCCTTGGCCTTTTGGTCATGAACGCTGCAGACCGCTTTGATGGGACGAAGCTGTTTCCAAATATGACCATTCATGACTATCCGACGCAGCTGTTTCGTATGAAAACCACTCCCTTTACATGGATGGAAATGCTCATCATTTCCTGGGTCATAG GGATGATTTGGGCGGAGTGCAAGGAGATCTGGTCCCAAGGTCCAAGAGAATATCTGCTTGAGCCTTGGAATTTGCTAGACTTTGGAATGTTGGCCATTTTTGTGGCATCCTTCATCTCAAGGATAATGGCTTTCTGGCATGCATCTATAGCACAATGCTATGTTGATGAGCACTACACTGATTTAACCAATGTAACTTTGCCTTTTGAGGTGGGATACTTCCAGTTGG CTCGGATCAACTGGCTCCCGTCTGACCCTCAGTTAGTTTCTGAGGGCTTGTACGCCATCGCAGTGGTCCTGAGCTTTTCTCGAATTGCGTACATCCTGCCAGCGAACGAGAGCTTTGGACCACTGCAGATATCTTTGGGGCGAACTGTGAAGGACATCTTTAAGTTCATGGTTATCTTCATCCTAGTCTTTCTGGCCTTCATGATTGGAATGTTCAACCTCTACTCATATTATCGGGGCGCTAAACAGAATGAAGCTTTCACAAC TGTAGAGGAAAGCTTCAAAACATTGTTTTGGGCAATATTTGGCCTGTCTGAGGTCAAATCAGTAGTCGTGAACAATGGACACAAGTTCATCGAGAACATTGGCTATGTTCTTTACGGAGTTTACAATGTCACAGTGGTCATCGTCCTACTCAACATGCTCATTGCTATGATCAACAATTCCTTTCAGGAGATCGAG GATGATGCAGATGTGGAGTGGAAGTTCGCCCGGGCCAAGCTCTGGTTCACCTATTTTGAGGAGGGCCGGACTCTCCCTGTGCCTTTTAACTTGATTCCCAGTCCCAAATCTGTTTTGGGTCTGGTTATGGGGACTAAGGGTCTTTTGCAGGAGTTTTTCAACAGACACAAAGCCATTATGAAGGGGTCTGAGCTCAGTGAG TTGGGACAGAGCAAACCTTGCCAGAACAAATCTCGTCCTAGCTCCAGTCGATATCAG AAAATTATGAAGCGTCTTGTTAAGCGATATATCATCAAAGCTCAAAATGACAAAGAATGTGACGAAGTCAATGAAG GTGAACTGAAGGAGATTAAGCAGGACATTTCAAGCCTTCGCTATGAGCTGCTGGAGGAAAAGTCACACAACATGGAGGAGCTGGCAAAGCTAGTGAGGACACTTGAAAAAAATCTCTCTCAGGACTGCTTGATACTAAAATCTCATTAA